The Novosphingobium sp. THN1 genome includes a window with the following:
- a CDS encoding cytochrome P450 codes for MDGHRITAFRECEAALRNRDLKQALYDAGKVVMDEVLLTLHGEEHNARRTVEVRVFRRNFFNYYEKEVFPRTLAETIAPFVEAGGGDLLKLGYRLTVNLTSDFAGIDRPARTAEESEHLIAITKKLSEGATMVHSTRDHAELNAEVLAVLADFRESYFLPSLGRRRALLEERRADRITDADLPRDVLMTLVAGNDELNLGEEQLLREIAFYMQAGAHSTANSVVHALWEILEWARDDAARWARLEDPIFVQRCVHESLRLHPASPEAWRTATCPMHVPGAGEVAQRERIELDLFLANRDRSIFGETADLFDPDRELPATVLRSGLAFGIGLHTCLGRELDGGWLPSLAPIPRRRNWASWR; via the coding sequence ATGGACGGTCACCGCATAACCGCGTTCCGGGAATGTGAGGCCGCACTGCGGAATCGCGATCTCAAGCAGGCCCTCTATGACGCCGGAAAGGTCGTCATGGATGAAGTGCTGCTGACCTTGCATGGCGAGGAGCACAACGCCCGGCGAACTGTCGAAGTGCGCGTTTTCCGGCGCAACTTCTTCAACTACTACGAAAAGGAGGTTTTCCCGCGCACTCTGGCGGAAACGATCGCGCCTTTCGTAGAGGCTGGCGGCGGCGACCTGCTCAAGCTTGGCTACCGCTTGACGGTAAACCTCACGTCCGACTTCGCCGGGATCGATCGTCCGGCGCGAACGGCGGAGGAAAGCGAGCATCTGATCGCGATCACCAAGAAGCTCAGCGAAGGCGCGACCATGGTGCACAGCACCCGCGATCACGCCGAACTGAACGCCGAAGTGCTGGCCGTGCTAGCCGATTTCCGCGAGAGCTATTTTCTGCCTTCGCTCGGACGGCGGCGCGCACTGCTGGAGGAGCGCAGGGCCGACAGGATCACCGACGCCGATCTGCCGCGCGACGTGCTGATGACGCTGGTGGCCGGGAATGACGAACTGAACCTTGGCGAAGAGCAATTGCTGCGCGAGATCGCCTTCTACATGCAGGCGGGCGCCCATTCGACCGCCAACTCGGTGGTCCACGCCCTGTGGGAAATCCTTGAATGGGCGCGCGATGACGCGGCACGCTGGGCCAGGCTGGAAGATCCGATTTTCGTGCAGCGCTGCGTGCATGAATCGCTGCGGCTTCATCCCGCCAGCCCGGAAGCATGGCGCACGGCCACCTGCCCCATGCATGTTCCCGGAGCAGGCGAGGTAGCGCAGCGTGAACGGATCGAACTGGACCTGTTCCTTGCCAATCGCGACCGGTCGATCTTCGGCGAAACCGCCGATCTGTTCGACCCGGACCGCGAATTGCCTGCAACCGTGCTGCGCTCTGGCCTGGCCTTCGGCATAGGCCTGCATACCTGCCTTGGCCGCGAACTGGATGGGGGGTGGTTGCCAAGCCTGGCTCCGATCCCGCGCAGGCGCAACTGGGCATCGTGGCGCTGA
- a CDS encoding SDR family NAD(P)-dependent oxidoreductase: MKFALVTGGAAGIGAAIANALLGKGYRVAVADANAQAVHDFGPSAASQHVTAHHCDVSDGDAVTSLFDALGAAPDLVVNNAGIVRFGPLADIAIADFRRVVEVNLMGVFAVTSEAVRRMLPRGSGHVVSLTSINAYGPGPGSGAYPATKSAVLQLMRQFAMEYGPQGLRFNSIAPGFIDGGMSTPIYADPAVRAVRSAGVPLGRLGLPEDIANAVCFLDSAEGGYINGHDLVVDGGVTHAVLKNLPRTNG, encoded by the coding sequence ATGAAGTTCGCACTGGTAACCGGCGGGGCGGCCGGAATCGGCGCAGCAATCGCCAATGCGCTGCTCGGCAAGGGGTACAGGGTTGCCGTGGCCGATGCCAATGCGCAGGCCGTGCACGATTTCGGTCCGTCTGCTGCTTCGCAGCATGTGACAGCCCATCATTGCGACGTGTCCGATGGCGATGCCGTCACATCACTGTTCGATGCGCTGGGAGCCGCGCCGGACCTCGTCGTCAACAATGCCGGCATCGTGCGCTTCGGCCCCTTGGCCGATATCGCGATCGCGGATTTCCGGCGCGTTGTCGAAGTCAACCTGATGGGCGTTTTTGCCGTGACCAGCGAAGCCGTGCGGCGCATGCTGCCGCGCGGTTCGGGCCATGTCGTATCGCTGACATCGATCAATGCCTATGGTCCCGGTCCCGGATCGGGTGCCTATCCGGCAACCAAGAGCGCGGTGCTGCAATTGATGCGACAGTTCGCGATGGAATATGGACCACAGGGCCTGCGGTTCAACAGCATCGCGCCGGGCTTCATCGACGGCGGCATGTCGACTCCGATCTATGCCGACCCGGCGGTGCGCGCAGTGCGCTCAGCCGGTGTGCCGCTGGGCCGTCTGGGGCTGCCGGAAGACATCGCCAATGCCGTCTGTTTTCTCGACAGTGCCGAAGGCGGCTATATCAACGGTCACGATCTGGTCGTGGATGGCGGCGTAACCCATGCCGTGCTGAAGAACCTGCCCCGCACCAATGGCTGA
- a CDS encoding ThuA domain-containing protein, with amino-acid sequence MADSEIVANGAEAGVGRLRLVIYSGGYKHPFVESTAALLAIARRVGLEVAICADLSEALAKLRRGQDILAVNALRWSMTQADRFAADRPTWGGALSDDEFAAISGHVDDGGGLLAMHTAVICWDNQPGWRTLLGGGWTWDHSHHPPLGKFTVRVVLALAAGPDAAGPDAAGPDMAQFDVIDEAYHNLDPATDCEIVALAEAGQEPQPVIWRRRQGAGRIVVDALGHDARSLTAPGHVTILKAMLAWLSGQ; translated from the coding sequence ATGGCTGACAGCGAAATTGTGGCAAACGGGGCCGAAGCAGGCGTCGGCCGGCTGCGGCTGGTCATCTACAGTGGCGGTTACAAGCATCCCTTCGTGGAATCGACAGCGGCCCTGCTGGCCATCGCGCGCCGGGTGGGGCTCGAAGTGGCAATCTGCGCCGATCTGTCAGAGGCCCTGGCAAAGTTGCGGCGGGGGCAGGATATTCTGGCCGTCAACGCGCTGCGCTGGTCGATGACCCAGGCTGATCGCTTCGCGGCAGACCGCCCCACGTGGGGCGGCGCGTTGAGCGACGACGAGTTCGCCGCAATCTCCGGCCATGTTGACGATGGCGGTGGGCTTCTGGCGATGCATACGGCCGTCATATGCTGGGACAACCAGCCCGGCTGGCGCACCTTGCTTGGCGGAGGCTGGACATGGGACCACTCGCACCACCCACCGCTGGGGAAATTTACGGTGAGAGTCGTCCTCGCCCTGGCCGCAGGACCTGACGCCGCTGGACCTGACGCCGCCGGGCCGGATATGGCGCAGTTCGATGTTATCGACGAGGCTTACCACAACCTCGATCCGGCCACAGACTGCGAGATCGTTGCGCTGGCCGAAGCCGGTCAGGAGCCTCAGCCCGTGATCTGGCGTCGGCGACAGGGAGCGGGCCGGATCGTGGTCGACGCGCTTGGGCATGATGCCCGTTCGCTGACCGCTCCGGGACATGTCACCATCCTCAAGGCGATGCTGGCCTGGCTGTCCGGGCAATGA